A window of the Parabacteroides merdae ATCC 43184 genome harbors these coding sequences:
- a CDS encoding glycoside hydrolase family 2 protein translates to MKRISIAFLSLFLCVASVWSMPRPEYPRPQFERAGWVNLNGEWTCSFDFGGSGMEREFYKSKGFDKKITVPFCPESKLSGIGYTDFINHFWYQRPITIPQEWNGKNILLNFGAVYYKSEVYIDGVLASRHFGGTSSFAVDITSLVKSGQTHSLVVYVESDVRGAKQAAGKQNLQYASYGCNYTRTTGIWQTVWMEAVHPEGLQSVQLLTDIDQQQLVVRPRFYKEAGGKLQVTLKDNGKVVASRTVSASSLSSVVLPVKKMKTWSPESPFLYDLEYKVLDKNGNIIDEVNGYAGMRKVHIEGNKIYLNNKPYYQRLVLDQGFYPDGIWTAPSDEALKRDIELSMEAGFNGARLHQKVFEERFYYWADKMGYLTWGEASSWGMDCNDTETARNFITEWSEIVQRDRNHPSLLIWTPTNEEFWPDRVQYPRLMHDLYNLTKMIDPTRPFHGASGGTHIATDIWTVHNYEQDPAKLKEKLYNGGKLMEAPKWEIHLMPMNIGYNGLKYTDQYAFPEYKKDMPYLVDEFGGIKWNPSQQMESAQNTSWGYGEPPRSLEEFYARLEGQVDAVLSLSNDIWGYCYTQLTDVEQEQNGIYYYDRTPKFDMKRIHAIFSKTPDSK, encoded by the coding sequence ATGAAACGGATTAGCATAGCTTTTTTATCTCTTTTTCTGTGCGTGGCCTCTGTCTGGTCTATGCCGCGTCCCGAATATCCCCGTCCGCAGTTCGAGCGGGCGGGTTGGGTCAACCTGAATGGGGAATGGACCTGCTCGTTTGATTTCGGCGGTTCAGGAATGGAACGCGAGTTCTATAAATCGAAAGGTTTTGACAAGAAGATCACTGTTCCCTTCTGCCCGGAAAGTAAATTGTCCGGTATTGGATATACGGACTTTATCAATCATTTCTGGTATCAGCGTCCGATCACGATCCCGCAGGAATGGAACGGAAAGAACATTCTGCTTAATTTCGGTGCGGTCTACTATAAATCGGAAGTCTATATCGATGGTGTTTTGGCTAGCCGCCATTTCGGTGGGACTTCCTCGTTTGCCGTGGATATTACTTCTCTGGTAAAGTCAGGCCAGACACATAGTCTGGTTGTTTATGTGGAGAGCGACGTCCGTGGGGCCAAACAAGCAGCCGGCAAACAGAATCTGCAATACGCCTCTTATGGCTGCAACTACACCCGTACGACCGGTATCTGGCAGACGGTCTGGATGGAAGCGGTCCATCCGGAAGGATTGCAATCGGTTCAGCTTCTGACGGATATCGACCAGCAGCAATTGGTGGTCCGTCCTCGTTTCTATAAGGAAGCAGGTGGAAAATTGCAGGTGACATTGAAAGACAACGGCAAGGTGGTTGCCAGCCGGACGGTTTCGGCAAGCTCTCTGTCTTCTGTGGTTCTTCCAGTCAAGAAAATGAAGACCTGGAGTCCGGAAAGTCCTTTCCTCTATGATTTGGAGTACAAAGTATTGGATAAGAATGGAAATATAATTGATGAGGTCAATGGTTATGCCGGTATGCGCAAAGTGCATATCGAAGGCAATAAGATTTATCTGAACAATAAGCCTTACTACCAGCGCCTGGTGCTCGACCAAGGTTTCTATCCCGACGGCATCTGGACGGCTCCGAGTGACGAGGCGTTGAAACGGGATATCGAACTCTCTATGGAGGCAGGTTTCAATGGAGCACGCCTGCATCAGAAGGTTTTCGAAGAACGTTTCTATTATTGGGCGGATAAGATGGGTTATCTGACTTGGGGGGAAGCTTCCAGCTGGGGGATGGATTGTAACGATACGGAAACGGCTCGTAATTTCATTACCGAATGGAGTGAGATTGTGCAGCGCGACCGTAACCATCCGTCACTCCTGATCTGGACGCCGACCAACGAGGAGTTCTGGCCCGACCGTGTGCAATATCCGCGTTTGATGCACGACCTCTACAACCTGACGAAAATGATCGATCCGACGCGTCCTTTCCATGGGGCAAGCGGTGGAACGCATATCGCAACCGATATCTGGACCGTTCATAATTACGAACAGGACCCCGCCAAGTTGAAGGAGAAACTGTATAACGGTGGCAAACTGATGGAAGCTCCGAAATGGGAAATCCATCTGATGCCGATGAATATCGGTTACAACGGCCTGAAATATACCGACCAGTATGCTTTCCCGGAATACAAGAAGGACATGCCTTACTTGGTGGATGAGTTTGGCGGTATCAAATGGAATCCGTCGCAGCAGATGGAGAGCGCCCAGAATACATCCTGGGGATATGGCGAACCGCCTCGTTCCCTGGAAGAGTTCTATGCTCGTCTGGAAGGCCAGGTGGATGCTGTGCTCTCTCTCTCAAATGATATTTGGGGCTATTGCTATACGCAGCTTACGGATGTGGAACAGGAGCAAAACGGTATTTATTATTACGACCGTACCCCTAAGTTCGACATGAAGCGTATCCACGCCATTTTCAGTAAGACACCAGATTCAAAATAA
- a CDS encoding DUF4290 domain-containing protein encodes MKYNTEEKKLVMPEYGRNIQNMVDYCITIQDREERKRCADTIINIMGNMFPHLRDVNDFKHILWDHLAIMADFKLDIDYPYEIVKKEDLYSRPPRIPYNNSRIRYRHYGKTLEKMIQKATEFEPGVEKDQLIKLLATQMKKSFLTWNKESVDDRKIFKDLDELSEGQIILDEEVHKLAESRDILARNNTNNKKNYSRKGR; translated from the coding sequence ATGAAATATAATACAGAAGAAAAGAAATTGGTTATGCCCGAATATGGACGCAATATACAGAATATGGTGGACTATTGCATTACCATTCAGGACAGGGAAGAACGTAAACGCTGTGCAGACACAATAATCAACATCATGGGAAACATGTTTCCCCATTTACGCGATGTAAACGACTTCAAACATATTCTCTGGGATCACCTGGCTATTATGGCCGACTTCAAATTGGATATCGATTATCCGTACGAGATCGTAAAGAAAGAAGACCTTTACTCACGTCCTCCGCGTATACCTTATAACAATTCGCGTATACGTTACCGTCATTACGGCAAGACGCTTGAGAAAATGATCCAGAAAGCAACCGAATTCGAACCGGGTGTGGAAAAGGACCAGTTGATTAAATTGCTGGCTACCCAAATGAAGAAATCGTTCCTTACCTGGAACAAGGAATCCGTAGACGATCGGAAGATATTCAAAGACCTCGACGAATTGTCGGAAGGTCAGATCATCTTGGATGAAGAGGTACATAAGCTGGCGGAAAGCCGTGATATACTCGCTCGCAACAATACGAACAACAAGAAAAACTATTCACGTAAAGGCCGATGA
- the murA gene encoding UDP-N-acetylglucosamine 1-carboxyvinyltransferase, with product MSSFVIEGGYRLSGEIVPQGAKNEALQVICATLLTPEKVTIHNVPDILDVNNLIQLLRDMQVKVEHPAADTYTFQADAVDLNYLETDEFLRKSGSLRGSVMIVGPLVARFGKALIPKPGGDKIGRRRLDTHFVGIQKLGACFSYDPDRQLYEIEAKKLKGAYMLLDEASVTGTANILMAAVLAEGKTTIYNAACEPYLQQLSSMLNRMGARISGVGSNLLTIEGVEALGGTTHTILPDMIEVGSFIGMAAMTGSDITIKNTGYDMLGIIPDSFRRLGITVEQIGDDIHVPTHDSYQIETFIDGSIMTIADAPWPGLTPDLLSVFLVVATQAVGSVLIHQKMFESRLFFVDKLIDMGAQIILCDPHRATVIGLGNRFKLRGSNMVSPDIRAGIALLIAAMSAEGTSHIHNIDQIDRGYQNIDKRLNGIGARITRL from the coding sequence ATGAGTTCATTTGTCATAGAAGGCGGTTACCGGTTGTCCGGTGAGATTGTTCCGCAGGGCGCAAAGAATGAAGCCTTGCAGGTCATTTGTGCAACATTGCTTACGCCGGAAAAAGTGACAATCCATAATGTACCGGATATCCTGGATGTGAATAACCTGATACAACTCCTGCGCGACATGCAGGTGAAGGTGGAGCATCCGGCTGCCGATACCTATACATTTCAGGCCGATGCTGTCGACTTGAACTATCTGGAAACGGACGAGTTTTTGCGTAAAAGCGGTTCCTTGCGCGGTTCGGTGATGATAGTCGGTCCTCTGGTTGCCCGTTTTGGCAAGGCTTTGATCCCTAAGCCGGGAGGCGATAAGATCGGACGCCGTCGTCTGGATACTCACTTTGTCGGTATTCAGAAGCTGGGGGCTTGCTTCAGTTATGATCCTGACCGCCAGCTCTACGAAATAGAGGCGAAGAAGCTGAAAGGCGCCTATATGCTGCTTGATGAAGCTTCAGTGACCGGTACGGCCAATATCTTGATGGCGGCCGTGCTTGCAGAAGGAAAAACAACGATTTATAATGCCGCTTGCGAACCTTATCTGCAACAACTTTCTTCCATGCTGAATCGTATGGGAGCCCGTATTTCGGGTGTCGGCTCCAATTTGCTGACAATAGAAGGGGTTGAGGCGTTGGGTGGCACTACACATACGATCTTGCCGGATATGATCGAAGTAGGCAGTTTTATCGGAATGGCTGCTATGACCGGTTCCGACATCACGATCAAAAATACAGGCTATGATATGTTGGGGATTATTCCCGATTCATTCCGTCGTCTGGGAATTACGGTCGAACAAATCGGTGACGATATCCATGTCCCGACACACGATTCTTATCAGATCGAGACGTTTATCGACGGCTCTATTATGACGATTGCCGATGCTCCCTGGCCGGGACTGACGCCGGACTTGCTGAGTGTCTTCCTCGTTGTGGCGACGCAGGCTGTCGGCAGTGTGCTGATCCATCAGAAGATGTTCGAAAGCCGTCTCTTCTTTGTCGACAAACTGATCGACATGGGAGCGCAGATCATTCTTTGCGATCCGCACAGGGCGACTGTGATTGGGTTGGGCAATCGTTTCAAACTGCGTGGTTCCAATATGGTTTCTCCGGATATTCGTGCCGGCATTGCTTTGCTGATTGCGGCGATGAGTGCCGAAGGTACCAGCCATATCCATAATATCGACCAGATAGACCGTGGATATCAGAATATTGACAAACGGTTGAACGGCATCGGGGCGCGTATTACCCGACTTTAA
- the rimM gene encoding ribosome maturation factor RimM (Essential for efficient processing of 16S rRNA), whose translation MIKKEDVFKIGQFAKPHGIKGEIALVTNSDVFDDSDDPYIICEMDGILVPFFIEEYRYKTDTVILLKLKNVDDEKAAREFSNREVFYSLDEVDRDDLVGDMTWDSFIGYRVIDEHHGEIGEITDVDESTINVLLQIDHNGEELLLPAAEELILSADHENKTLAVSVPEGLLDL comes from the coding sequence ATGATTAAGAAAGAAGATGTTTTCAAGATAGGACAGTTTGCCAAACCTCACGGCATAAAGGGGGAGATCGCGCTGGTTACAAACAGCGATGTTTTTGACGATTCGGACGATCCGTATATTATATGTGAGATGGATGGGATCCTGGTCCCTTTTTTCATCGAGGAGTATCGCTATAAGACGGATACCGTTATCCTTCTGAAGTTGAAGAATGTGGACGATGAGAAAGCGGCCCGTGAATTTTCCAACCGCGAAGTCTTTTATTCGCTCGATGAAGTGGACAGGGATGACTTGGTGGGAGATATGACATGGGATAGCTTTATCGGTTATCGGGTCATAGACGAACATCATGGCGAAATTGGCGAGATTACTGATGTCGACGAGTCAACCATCAATGTCCTTTTGCAGATCGACCATAACGGTGAAGAACTGTTGTTGCCTGCCGCCGAGGAACTGATCTTGTCTGCCGATCATGAGAATAAGACGCTGGCCGTTTCCGTTCCGGAAGGTCTGTTGGATTTATGA
- a CDS encoding M23 family metallopeptidase has protein sequence MAQKQRRTNKKSFWHRIRFKYKLSFFNEGTLEEVWSFRLSQLSAFAMLALFAFLLIAFTAFIIIKTPIRNYLPGYLDVEVRKEIMQNALRADSLERMIQIQSLYLNNVAGILSGTMPIDSIREIDSLARVNPDYEIPQTKEEKKFVKDFEEAEKYNLAVLDPNPVPTDGVFFYKPVDGVVSSHYNANIRHYGVDLVAAPKESVLATLDGTVVFAGFDPNSGNVIQVQHRNGFLSIYKHNELLLKEVGDRVVAGEAIALVGNTGKLSTGPHLHFELWYKGGPVNPEEYIAF, from the coding sequence ATGGCACAAAAGCAAAGACGAACAAATAAGAAATCATTCTGGCACCGGATTAGGTTTAAATACAAACTGTCTTTCTTCAATGAAGGAACGCTGGAGGAAGTATGGTCTTTCCGGTTGTCACAGCTTTCCGCATTTGCGATGTTGGCCTTGTTTGCTTTCTTGCTGATCGCTTTTACTGCCTTTATCATTATTAAGACACCGATACGGAACTATCTGCCGGGTTATCTGGATGTGGAAGTTCGTAAGGAGATCATGCAGAATGCCTTGCGTGCCGATTCGTTGGAAAGGATGATCCAGATACAATCTCTTTATCTGAATAATGTGGCGGGTATTCTGTCGGGGACGATGCCGATCGATTCGATTCGAGAGATCGATTCGCTGGCACGAGTGAACCCTGACTATGAGATTCCTCAAACGAAGGAGGAAAAGAAGTTTGTAAAGGATTTTGAAGAGGCGGAGAAATACAACTTGGCAGTCTTGGACCCGAATCCGGTTCCTACTGACGGTGTCTTTTTCTACAAGCCTGTAGATGGAGTGGTTTCTTCTCATTATAATGCCAATATCCGGCATTATGGTGTCGACTTGGTTGCAGCCCCGAAGGAAAGCGTGCTGGCTACGTTGGATGGCACGGTGGTCTTTGCTGGCTTCGATCCGAACTCCGGGAATGTGATACAGGTGCAGCATAGGAATGGTTTTTTATCTATTTATAAACATAACGAATTATTGCTGAAAGAGGTGGGCGACCGCGTCGTCGCGGGAGAGGCCATTGCTCTGGTAGGCAATACGGGGAAATTGTCGACCGGTCCCCATCTCCATTTCGAGTTGTGGTATAAAGGTGGCCCAGTCAATCCCGAAGAATATATAGCATTTTAA
- a CDS encoding 1-deoxy-D-xylulose-5-phosphate reductoisomerase produces MKRNLAILGSTGSIGTQALEVVSEHPDLFEVYALTANNQVDLLINQARKYMPEVVVIANEQKYPELKEALEDLPIKVWAGSDAIAQVVQSEPIDMVLTAMVGYAGLKPTIAAIKAGKAIALANKETLVVAGELITALAVEHKVPILPVDSEHSAIFQCLAGEWENPVEKILLTASGGPFRTKTMEELAVVTKAQALKHPNWSMGAKITIDSASMMNKGFEMIEAKWLFGVTPEQIQVVVHPQSVIHSMVQFEDGAVIAQLGIPDMKLPISYAFSYPKRLHSKAPRLDFTQYATLTFEEPDMERFRNLAFAFDAVRKGGNMPCILNAANEVVVAAFLRDEIGFLQMSDVIEKTMAKATFISVPTYEDYVATDAEARKIAEQFFN; encoded by the coding sequence ATGAAAAGAAACTTGGCCATATTAGGTTCTACAGGTTCTATCGGAACGCAGGCTTTGGAAGTAGTCAGCGAACATCCTGACCTTTTTGAAGTATATGCTCTTACTGCCAATAATCAGGTGGATCTGCTGATTAATCAGGCACGTAAATATATGCCTGAAGTGGTGGTAATCGCCAACGAGCAGAAATATCCCGAACTGAAGGAGGCATTGGAAGACCTTCCCATCAAGGTATGGGCGGGTTCGGATGCCATTGCCCAGGTCGTCCAGTCGGAACCGATCGATATGGTGCTGACGGCAATGGTGGGATATGCAGGACTGAAACCGACGATCGCAGCGATCAAAGCCGGTAAGGCGATCGCATTGGCAAACAAAGAGACGCTGGTGGTGGCCGGCGAACTGATCACGGCTTTGGCTGTCGAACACAAAGTGCCGATCCTGCCTGTAGACTCTGAACATTCTGCCATTTTCCAGTGTTTAGCGGGAGAGTGGGAGAACCCAGTGGAAAAGATATTGCTGACGGCTTCCGGCGGCCCTTTCCGTACCAAGACAATGGAGGAACTGGCAGTTGTGACCAAGGCACAGGCGTTGAAGCATCCCAACTGGAGTATGGGGGCGAAAATCACGATCGACTCGGCGTCGATGATGAACAAGGGGTTCGAGATGATAGAGGCGAAGTGGCTGTTCGGGGTTACGCCGGAACAGATACAGGTCGTGGTGCATCCGCAGTCGGTGATCCATTCGATGGTTCAGTTTGAAGATGGTGCGGTGATCGCCCAGTTGGGGATTCCCGACATGAAACTTCCGATCAGCTATGCTTTCTCATATCCCAAGCGGTTGCACAGTAAAGCACCCCGTTTGGACTTCACTCAATATGCGACGCTTACTTTCGAGGAGCCGGATATGGAACGTTTCCGTAACTTGGCGTTTGCGTTCGATGCAGTCAGGAAAGGTGGTAATATGCCTTGTATCTTGAATGCTGCCAACGAAGTAGTGGTCGCTGCTTTCCTGCGTGACGAGATCGGCTTCTTGCAGATGAGCGACGTGATTGAAAAAACAATGGCGAAAGCCACTTTCATCTCTGTCCCTACCTACGAAGATTATGTGGCGACGGATGCGGAGGCGAGAAAAATTGCGGAGCAATTTTTTAATTGA
- the rseP gene encoding RIP metalloprotease RseP, producing the protein METFLVKALQLILSLSILVLVHEFGHFIFARIFKVRVEKFYLFFDPWFSIFKFKPKNSDTEYGVGWLPLGGYCKISGMIDESMDKEAMAQPPKPYEFRSKPAGQRLMIMVAGVLFNFLLALFIYSMVLFTWGDTFLPLKNVKAGMDYSETFHNVGFQDGDILLKADDTELERFGEDCFRRVLNAQTVTVLRGGVETVIPIPEDMAQRVMRDKKGFASYRFPMVVRELGKTESGESPAAVAGLQPGDSIVSINGIVTPSFYEVGEVLAQNKDKDVLVGFYRAGIPQTLTLHTDTAGKMGIYSVSPFDMYQTVTRKYGFFESFPAGVMLGVNTLKGYVSDMKYVFTKEGASSLGGFGTIGSLFPAEWDWHSFWMKTAFLSIILAFMNILPIPALDGGHVMFLLYEVIARRKPSDKFLEYAQVTGMFLLFALLIYANGNDIFRFFFK; encoded by the coding sequence ATGGAGACATTTTTAGTTAAGGCTCTACAGCTCATTTTGAGTTTATCGATATTGGTGTTGGTCCACGAATTCGGACATTTTATCTTTGCTCGTATCTTTAAGGTTCGGGTGGAGAAATTTTACCTTTTCTTTGACCCGTGGTTCTCGATTTTCAAGTTTAAGCCTAAAAACAGTGATACGGAGTATGGTGTCGGCTGGCTTCCTTTGGGAGGTTATTGCAAGATATCCGGTATGATCGATGAGAGTATGGACAAGGAGGCGATGGCACAGCCGCCGAAACCTTATGAGTTCCGTTCTAAGCCTGCCGGACAACGGTTGATGATCATGGTTGCCGGTGTGTTGTTTAACTTTTTGTTGGCGCTGTTTATTTATTCGATGGTGTTGTTCACTTGGGGGGATACGTTCCTGCCGTTGAAAAATGTGAAGGCGGGTATGGATTATAGTGAGACTTTCCATAACGTTGGATTCCAGGATGGCGATATCTTGCTGAAAGCGGACGATACGGAGTTGGAGCGTTTCGGAGAGGATTGTTTCCGCCGTGTACTCAATGCACAGACCGTAACGGTTTTGCGTGGTGGTGTTGAAACGGTAATTCCCATCCCTGAAGATATGGCACAGCGCGTTATGCGGGATAAGAAAGGATTTGCCTCCTATCGTTTCCCGATGGTCGTGCGCGAATTGGGTAAGACGGAAAGTGGCGAATCACCTGCCGCAGTTGCCGGTTTGCAACCGGGAGACAGTATCGTTTCTATTAATGGCATCGTAACCCCTTCTTTCTATGAGGTAGGTGAAGTGCTTGCACAAAATAAGGATAAGGATGTATTGGTCGGTTTTTATCGTGCCGGTATCCCGCAGACATTGACACTGCATACGGATACGGCTGGGAAAATGGGTATTTATTCTGTTTCGCCTTTTGATATGTATCAGACGGTGACTCGTAAATATGGTTTCTTCGAATCTTTCCCTGCCGGTGTTATGTTAGGTGTGAACACTCTGAAAGGGTATGTCAGCGACATGAAATATGTCTTTACGAAAGAAGGAGCTTCCAGCCTGGGAGGGTTCGGTACGATCGGCAGTCTGTTCCCGGCGGAATGGGATTGGCATTCGTTCTGGATGAAAACGGCTTTCCTTTCTATCATCCTCGCCTTTATGAATATTCTGCCGATTCCGGCTTTGGACGGCGGGCATGTGATGTTCCTGCTCTATGAAGTGATTGCACGCCGCAAGCCGAGTGACAAATTCCTCGAATATGCACAAGTTACCGGGATGTTCCTGTTGTTTGCTTTACTGATCTATGCGAACGGAAACGACATTTTCAGGTTCTTCTTCAAGTAG
- the bioD gene encoding dethiobiotin synthase, which yields MKGTVLFITGIDTNIGKTFATGMIACALAEKGKKVITQKMIQTGCTEVSEDIEMHRKIQGIPFTEEDKAGLTCPYIFTYPCSPHMAAEKDGKTIDLSVITEATRRLQEKYEYVLLEGAGGLMVPNDFHSLAIDYVKEQGYPVILVTSGKLGSINHTLLSLYACKQYGIPVRTVVYNLYPPTDELITANTLEYLTQYLEKEFPETALITLPEATAGVADIDISSLF from the coding sequence ATGAAAGGAACAGTCTTATTTATTACAGGAATCGATACCAATATCGGTAAAACTTTCGCCACCGGCATGATTGCATGCGCATTGGCTGAAAAAGGGAAAAAAGTCATCACCCAGAAAATGATTCAAACGGGTTGCACAGAAGTCTCGGAAGATATCGAAATGCACCGGAAAATACAGGGAATTCCTTTCACTGAAGAGGATAAAGCCGGATTAACTTGTCCTTACATCTTCACCTATCCCTGCTCTCCCCACATGGCTGCGGAGAAAGACGGGAAGACAATCGATCTCTCTGTCATCACCGAGGCAACCCGCCGCCTACAAGAGAAATATGAGTACGTCTTGCTGGAAGGTGCGGGCGGATTGATGGTTCCGAACGATTTTCATTCGCTCGCCATCGATTATGTAAAAGAGCAAGGATACCCGGTTATCCTGGTGACATCCGGCAAATTAGGTAGCATCAACCATACATTATTAAGTCTCTACGCCTGCAAACAATACGGAATTCCGGTCCGAACGGTTGTTTACAATCTTTATCCGCCTACAGACGAACTGATAACCGCCAACACCCTGGAATACCTCACCCAATATCTGGAAAAGGAATTTCCAGAAACTGCCCTTATCACACTTCCGGAAGCAACGGCAGGAGTGGCAGACATAGATATCAGCAGCCTGTTCTAA
- the bioC gene encoding malonyl-ACP O-methyltransferase BioC, with protein sequence MEAIETKQIHIRFTRALSSYDNHADAQHRISRKLASLLPHQANVRYKRMLEIGCGTGGFTGVLKQQCHIDEWILNDLCEDCQEKIEQLFPGSPPRFIAGDAETLSFPGKFDLIASASVFQWMKEPETFLHKLSGLLMQQGLLLFSTFVPGNLYEIKKLTGKGLVYPTSDTLVGWLSTADFNLLHQEEDTIVLTFKTPLDVLRHLKATGVTATGNGCWTKGQQESFCRQYVEQFATTDGQVTLTYRPFYILATKK encoded by the coding sequence ATGGAAGCAATAGAAACTAAACAGATACATATCCGCTTTACACGTGCTTTGTCCAGCTACGACAACCATGCCGATGCCCAACACCGTATCAGTCGGAAACTCGCTTCTCTCCTCCCTCATCAGGCGAATGTCCGTTACAAACGGATGCTGGAAATTGGCTGTGGCACGGGCGGATTCACCGGAGTGCTGAAACAACAATGCCATATTGACGAATGGATACTGAATGATCTTTGCGAGGACTGCCAGGAAAAGATAGAGCAGCTCTTCCCTGGTTCTCCTCCCCGCTTCATAGCTGGGGATGCCGAAACACTATCCTTTCCCGGCAAGTTTGACCTGATTGCATCCGCCTCTGTTTTCCAGTGGATGAAAGAACCGGAAACATTTCTCCATAAACTGTCGGGACTGCTGATGCAGCAAGGATTACTCCTGTTCAGCACTTTTGTCCCCGGCAATCTGTATGAGATCAAGAAACTGACAGGAAAAGGACTTGTGTACCCGACCTCCGATACACTTGTAGGATGGCTATCCACAGCAGATTTCAATCTGCTGCATCAAGAAGAGGATACGATCGTCCTTACCTTCAAAACCCCACTGGACGTACTGAGACACCTCAAAGCAACGGGCGTCACAGCGACCGGAAACGGCTGTTGGACAAAAGGCCAGCAGGAATCATTCTGCCGGCAATATGTGGAACAGTTCGCGACAACCGACGGCCAAGTGACACTCACATACCGCCCGTTTTATATATTAGCAACCAAAAAATAA
- a CDS encoding DUF452 family protein, with translation MNIYKQTKTGNSQLLLIFSGWAASPEVFRQLETEPDTDLWICYDYRGMDFEGEALSGYRKIRLVAWSLGVWAASVMFGKKPVSFTEAIAVNGTPCPVHDRWGIPETIFRGTLDNVTEEGMRRFNRRMCGKRDILQAYEQIPPRPLADIREELEYLYAEIKKASPASALFNGWTQALISSKDRIFPTENLRAFWQGRCPITEIEAPHYPFYLWKQWDEIWKQ, from the coding sequence ATGAACATATATAAACAAACAAAAACAGGCAACAGCCAACTTCTTCTCATCTTTTCAGGCTGGGCAGCTTCTCCTGAAGTATTCCGGCAGCTGGAAACGGAACCGGATACGGATCTTTGGATTTGCTATGACTACCGGGGAATGGATTTTGAAGGAGAAGCCCTTTCCGGATACCGGAAAATCCGACTGGTAGCTTGGTCATTAGGTGTATGGGCTGCTTCGGTCATGTTTGGTAAAAAGCCTGTATCTTTCACCGAAGCCATTGCCGTCAACGGGACTCCCTGCCCCGTTCATGACCGGTGGGGTATCCCGGAAACGATCTTCCGGGGAACATTGGATAACGTAACCGAAGAAGGCATGCGACGCTTCAACCGGCGCATGTGCGGCAAACGGGATATTCTGCAAGCCTACGAGCAGATACCGCCTCGTCCGCTCGCCGACATCCGGGAAGAATTGGAGTACCTGTACGCCGAAATAAAGAAAGCCTCACCAGCTTCCGCCTTGTTTAACGGATGGACACAGGCTCTCATCTCCTCCAAAGACCGGATCTTTCCTACCGAGAATCTGCGTGCCTTCTGGCAAGGCCGTTGTCCTATAACCGAGATAGAAGCTCCACACTATCCTTTTTATTTATGGAAACAATGGGACGAAATATGGAAGCAATAG